Proteins encoded within one genomic window of Chlorobaculum sp. MV4-Y:
- a CDS encoding CCA tRNA nucleotidyltransferase — protein MLTRAHEAIPEIMERIGDLADETGLSCYIVGGYVRDLVMQRPCTDIDIMVIGEPVPFAHALAEKLGGRNFVLFERFRTAQLELDDPKAGTFKLEIVGARKESYNPESRKPITSIGTLEDDLSRRDFTINALALRLNRTERGEVVDLFDGQQHIREKLLKTPLDPEQTFSDDPLRMMRAARFACQLDFQLDVATLDAMSAMSSRIQIVSRERVSHEFLKIMEASKPSIGLKILYSTGLLKEIIPELAVMAGIEQVDGLGHKDTLFHTFQVVDNLAEHSDKLWLRVSALFHDIAKPVTKRFHPGSGWTFHGHEAVGVKLVARIFRAMKWPLEPLEYVQKMVRLHHRPIPLSKEEITDSAVRRLMFDAGPDLDDLMTLCRADVTSKNPRKVQRIMKNFSNVEEKIAEVGEKDLLAKWRPPVSGTDIMELLNLPQGRTIGIIKSRMENAIIDGDIPYDRQAALDYVQQVYREMQEKGQA, from the coding sequence ATGCTGACAAGAGCACACGAAGCCATTCCTGAAATCATGGAGCGCATCGGAGACCTCGCCGACGAGACAGGACTCTCCTGCTATATCGTGGGCGGCTACGTCCGCGACCTCGTCATGCAGCGTCCCTGCACCGACATCGACATCATGGTCATCGGCGAGCCGGTGCCCTTCGCCCACGCCCTTGCCGAAAAGCTCGGGGGGCGGAACTTCGTGCTCTTCGAGCGCTTCCGCACCGCGCAGCTCGAACTGGACGACCCGAAGGCAGGAACCTTCAAACTCGAAATCGTCGGCGCGCGCAAGGAGAGCTACAACCCTGAATCGCGCAAGCCGATCACGAGTATCGGCACGCTGGAGGACGACCTGTCCCGGCGCGACTTCACAATCAATGCGCTCGCCCTGCGCCTGAACCGCACAGAGCGTGGCGAAGTGGTCGATCTGTTCGACGGGCAGCAACACATCCGCGAAAAACTGCTCAAGACGCCGCTCGATCCTGAACAAACGTTCTCCGACGACCCTCTCCGCATGATGCGCGCCGCCCGCTTCGCCTGCCAGCTCGACTTCCAGCTCGACGTAGCGACGCTCGACGCGATGAGCGCCATGAGCAGCCGGATCCAGATCGTCTCGCGCGAGCGTGTCAGCCACGAGTTTCTCAAGATCATGGAGGCTTCGAAACCCTCCATCGGACTGAAAATTCTCTACTCGACCGGCTTGTTGAAGGAGATCATCCCCGAGCTGGCCGTCATGGCGGGCATCGAACAGGTGGACGGGCTAGGGCACAAAGACACGCTATTCCACACGTTTCAGGTGGTGGACAACCTCGCAGAGCATTCAGACAAGCTCTGGCTGCGGGTCAGCGCCCTCTTCCACGACATCGCCAAGCCGGTGACCAAGCGCTTCCACCCCGGCAGCGGCTGGACATTCCACGGCCACGAGGCGGTTGGCGTCAAGCTCGTGGCTCGGATTTTTCGCGCGATGAAGTGGCCGCTGGAGCCGCTGGAGTACGTGCAGAAAATGGTGCGGCTGCACCACCGCCCGATTCCGCTCTCGAAGGAGGAGATCACCGACTCGGCGGTGCGACGCCTGATGTTCGACGCCGGGCCGGACCTCGACGACCTGATGACACTCTGCCGCGCGGACGTAACCAGCAAGAACCCGCGCAAGGTGCAGCGCATCATGAAAAACTTCAGCAATGTCGAGGAGAAAATTGCCGAGGTTGGCGAAAAAGACCTGCTGGCAAAGTGGCGTCCTCCGGTCAGTGGCACTGACATCATGGAGCTGCTGAACCTCCCGCAGGGTCGAACGATCGGCATCATCAAATCGCGCATGGAAAACGCCATCATCGACGGCGATATTCCCTACGACCGCCAGGCTGCGCTTGATTACGTTCAGCAAGTGTACCGCGAAATGCAGGAAAAAGGCCAGGCATGA
- a CDS encoding Gfo/Idh/MocA family oxidoreductase produces MRIGVAGVGKLGEFHTNLLKQIAAEAPDVEFSGVFDLNPERLQEIGKKYGVACFSTLEELAASCDAAVIATTTSSHYAIAKQLLEAGLHLFIEKPITTTLGEADELIRIEKAKKLTIQVGHIERFNPALLAVEPYIGEPMYIQAERLSGFSRRVTDVSVILDLMIHDIDLVLSLIKSDIRSITASGVKVFSNELDMATARIEFENGAIANVTASRLSRSKLRKMRFFTRNPKSYASLDFTSGKSEVFRLVRPDQLSSKNPIKNFATKKILEQFGEIQDSLKDMALDYVSPDVPKINALKEELEQFINAIRTGKPAKVTSEEGRRALMVAGKITDEIRKNTADLD; encoded by the coding sequence ATGCGCATAGGCGTTGCTGGCGTCGGCAAGCTCGGCGAATTTCATACCAATCTTCTGAAACAGATTGCCGCCGAAGCCCCGGACGTAGAGTTTTCCGGCGTGTTCGACCTGAACCCCGAGCGGTTGCAGGAGATCGGCAAAAAATACGGTGTAGCGTGTTTCTCGACGCTGGAGGAGCTGGCCGCTTCGTGCGACGCCGCGGTGATCGCGACAACGACCAGCTCGCACTACGCCATTGCAAAGCAGTTGCTCGAAGCAGGACTGCACCTCTTCATCGAGAAGCCGATCACGACAACTCTGGGGGAGGCTGACGAGCTGATCCGCATCGAGAAAGCAAAGAAACTGACCATCCAGGTGGGCCACATCGAGCGCTTCAACCCGGCACTGCTTGCCGTCGAGCCCTACATTGGAGAGCCGATGTACATCCAGGCCGAGCGCCTGAGCGGCTTTTCACGCCGCGTGACCGACGTATCGGTGATCCTCGATCTGATGATCCACGATATCGACCTCGTGCTCTCGCTCATCAAGTCTGACATCCGCAGCATCACGGCTTCGGGCGTGAAGGTCTTCTCGAACGAACTCGACATGGCCACGGCGCGCATTGAGTTCGAGAACGGCGCCATCGCCAACGTGACAGCGAGCCGACTCAGCCGGAGCAAGCTGCGCAAAATGCGCTTTTTCACCCGCAACCCGAAAAGCTACGCCTCGCTCGATTTCACCAGCGGCAAGTCGGAGGTGTTCCGTCTGGTCAGGCCCGATCAGCTCTCCTCGAAAAACCCGATCAAAAATTTCGCGACGAAAAAGATTCTGGAACAGTTCGGAGAAATTCAGGATTCACTGAAGGACATGGCGCTCGATTACGTCAGCCCCGACGTTCCGAAAATCAACGCACTGAAAGAAGAGCTCGAACAGTTCATTAATGCCATCCGCACAGGCAAACCGGCGAAAGTCACCTCCGAAGAGGGACGCCGCGCCCTGATGGTGGCCGGAAAAATCACCGATGAAATCCGGAAAAATACGGCAGACCTTGACTGA
- a CDS encoding MFS transporter: MKKSPLAILFLTVLLDLIGFGIVLPLLPTYAKELGASPFMIGLIAAIYSTMQFIFSPIWGKLSDKIGRRPVMLSSIFLASISYVFFSQAVTIPLLILARSLSGIGSANIAAAQAAITDVTDSKSRSGAMGMLGAAFGIGFIIGPLVGGVLMTNFGISMVGLFAAGLNFINFTLAFFLLNETNPHAEGFLSLFRKNPKSVGHANNSLLASLSRKSSAYMEKISAAFSSRPVVLLMIINFIYTLAIVNMQVSAILLWSDVYHATEQQVGYLFAYVGFFTVIVQGVMLPKMTRKYGEHKLMVLGHITSFIGVFFIPFIPVTSLFTVGLAILLFFAIGTSLVNPLNISMISLYSYKQKQGQIMGFAQSVNALARILGPFSGSILYGYDHRMPYYVAGALTVVGTFISMTLFKYEIEAFEPTTEIAE; the protein is encoded by the coding sequence ATGAAGAAATCTCCGCTGGCCATTCTGTTCCTGACAGTACTGCTCGATCTGATCGGCTTCGGTATCGTGCTGCCGCTGCTGCCGACCTATGCAAAGGAGCTTGGCGCGTCGCCCTTCATGATCGGCCTGATCGCGGCTATCTACTCGACAATGCAGTTCATCTTTTCGCCGATCTGGGGCAAGCTGAGCGACAAGATCGGACGTCGGCCGGTGATGCTGTCGAGCATCTTTCTGGCTTCAATCTCTTATGTATTTTTCTCGCAGGCGGTCACCATTCCCCTGCTGATTCTGGCCCGCTCGCTCTCGGGCATCGGCTCGGCCAATATCGCAGCGGCGCAGGCAGCCATTACCGACGTCACCGACTCGAAAAGCCGGTCCGGCGCAATGGGCATGCTCGGCGCGGCCTTCGGCATCGGCTTCATCATCGGCCCGCTCGTCGGCGGCGTGCTGATGACCAATTTCGGCATCTCGATGGTCGGTCTGTTCGCCGCCGGCCTCAACTTCATCAACTTCACCCTGGCGTTCTTTCTGCTGAACGAAACCAATCCTCACGCCGAGGGCTTCCTGTCGCTTTTCAGAAAAAACCCGAAATCGGTGGGTCATGCCAACAACTCCCTGCTGGCTTCCCTGTCCCGCAAGAGCAGCGCCTACATGGAAAAAATCTCCGCCGCCTTCAGTTCCCGACCGGTGGTGCTGTTGATGATCATCAACTTCATCTATACGCTGGCCATCGTGAACATGCAGGTTTCGGCCATTCTTCTCTGGAGCGATGTCTATCATGCCACCGAGCAGCAGGTCGGCTATCTGTTCGCCTACGTAGGTTTCTTTACCGTTATCGTGCAAGGGGTGATGCTGCCAAAGATGACCCGCAAATATGGAGAGCACAAGCTGATGGTTTTGGGTCACATCACCTCGTTCATCGGCGTCTTTTTCATTCCGTTCATCCCGGTCACTTCGCTCTTCACGGTCGGCCTTGCCATCCTGCTCTTCTTCGCCATCGGCACCAGCCTGGTCAATCCGCTCAACATTTCGATGATCTCGCTTTACAGTTACAAGCAGAAGCAGGGCCAGATCATGGGGTTCGCGCAGTCGGTCAACGCGCTGGCCCGCATTCTCGGCCCGTTCAGCGGCAGCATTCTGTACGGATATGACCACCGCATGCCGTACTACGTGGCCGGTGCGCTGACCGTGGTCGGCACCTTCATTTCGATGACCCTGTTCAAATATGAAATCGAGGCTTTCGAGCCGACTACGGAAATAGCTGAATAA
- a CDS encoding ammonium transporter, with protein MKSFLSKSGAIAAGLLLAAATFSPPIQAATPTPDAVNAFAIDNFFLFICAVLVLFMQAGFALVETGLNSAKNAVNILFKNLMDMAIGGIIYYFVGYGLMYPGEAFSGGFFGFGGPGISTAMPEIAGGTLYPAVDFLFQVAFAATAATIVSGAVAGRMQFRAYLIYSAVISAVVYPISGFWLWGGGWLKALGFHDFAGSLLVHALGGFAGLAGAIVLGPRIGRFNANGSPNAMPGHNLALSTLGVFILLIGWYGFNPGSQLAIVGGDNTAAVMKIAVNTTLAACAGAVVAMIFAWGLFKKPDLTMALNGMLAGLVAITANCDVVSYNASLVIGGVGGILVVLGIMLLDKLRIDDPVGAWPVHGLNGIWGGVAAWIFGGQPMVAQLVGSLVVPFWGFVTMMALFLILKAMGILRVHKDEEIKGLDISEHEEEAYYGFDIYTTQ; from the coding sequence ATGAAATCATTTCTGTCGAAATCCGGAGCGATTGCCGCTGGCCTCCTGCTGGCAGCGGCAACCTTCAGTCCGCCAATCCAGGCGGCAACTCCGACGCCTGATGCCGTCAATGCGTTCGCCATCGACAACTTCTTCCTGTTCATCTGTGCCGTGCTGGTACTGTTCATGCAGGCCGGCTTCGCGCTCGTTGAAACCGGACTGAACTCCGCCAAGAACGCCGTGAACATCCTGTTCAAGAACCTTATGGACATGGCGATCGGCGGTATCATTTACTATTTCGTCGGCTACGGCCTGATGTATCCTGGTGAAGCCTTCAGCGGAGGATTCTTCGGATTTGGCGGCCCTGGCATCAGCACGGCCATGCCTGAAATCGCAGGCGGCACGCTTTATCCTGCAGTTGACTTCCTCTTCCAGGTTGCCTTCGCCGCCACGGCCGCCACGATCGTCTCGGGCGCCGTTGCAGGAAGGATGCAGTTCAGAGCCTACCTGATCTATTCTGCAGTCATCTCGGCTGTTGTCTACCCCATCAGCGGCTTCTGGCTCTGGGGCGGTGGCTGGTTGAAAGCGCTCGGGTTCCATGACTTCGCCGGTTCGCTTCTGGTGCACGCACTCGGTGGTTTTGCCGGTCTCGCTGGTGCCATCGTGCTCGGCCCGCGCATCGGCCGCTTTAACGCGAATGGTTCGCCAAACGCCATGCCTGGCCACAACCTGGCACTCAGCACCCTTGGTGTGTTCATTCTCCTGATTGGATGGTACGGCTTCAACCCCGGCAGCCAGCTTGCCATCGTTGGTGGCGACAATACCGCCGCTGTCATGAAGATCGCGGTCAACACCACCCTCGCGGCCTGCGCTGGTGCTGTGGTCGCCATGATCTTCGCCTGGGGCCTCTTCAAGAAGCCTGATCTCACGATGGCACTGAACGGTATGCTTGCCGGTCTGGTCGCCATCACGGCCAACTGCGACGTGGTCTCCTATAATGCTTCGCTCGTCATCGGAGGCGTCGGTGGTATCCTTGTCGTGCTCGGTATCATGCTGCTCGACAAGCTCAGAATCGACGACCCGGTCGGTGCATGGCCTGTGCATGGTCTGAACGGTATCTGGGGCGGTGTGGCTGCATGGATCTTCGGCGGTCAGCCGATGGTTGCCCAGCTTGTCGGTTCACTGGTTGTGCCGTTCTGGGGATTCGTCACCATGATGGCGCTGTTCCTGATCCTCAAGGCTATGGGTATCCTGCGCGTCCACAAGGATGAGGAGATAAAAGGCCTCGATATTTCAGAACATGAAGAAGAAGCTTATTATGGCTTCGATATCTACACAACCCAGTAA
- the purB gene encoding adenylosuccinate lyase encodes MIPRYSPKDISAIWSDEAKFERWLQLEIAAVEARMEAGIVPADALATIKEKAKFNVEEILIIENETKHDVIAFLTNVAGYVGPESRYIHEGLTSSDVVDTCLAMQMRDAGKIIVADIESLIEVLAKKAVEHKYTLQMGRTHGIHAEPTTFGLKLLLWREEMKRNLERMKRALETISVGKISGAVGTYQHLSPDIEAAVCQKLGLKPSSISTQILQRDRHAEYATTLAIVASSIEKFSTELRHLQRTEVRETEEFFSKGQKGSSAMPHKRNPITFERLTGLARVVRSNSIAAMENVALWHERDISHSSVERVIMPDSTIALVYMLRTFRDSIETLLVYPERMEQNFDTSYGLTLSQTLLLALTGKGLTREDAYRLVQRNAMKSWEEKIQLKELVIHDPEILEHITAEEINKLFSAETIQGKLKSSVDIIFKRNGL; translated from the coding sequence GTGATACCACGTTACTCGCCGAAGGACATTTCCGCAATCTGGAGCGATGAAGCCAAATTCGAACGCTGGCTGCAACTTGAAATCGCCGCCGTTGAAGCACGCATGGAAGCCGGTATCGTTCCGGCTGATGCCCTTGCGACCATTAAAGAGAAAGCCAAGTTCAACGTCGAAGAGATTCTCATCATCGAAAACGAGACCAAGCACGACGTCATCGCCTTCCTGACCAATGTCGCCGGTTATGTCGGCCCCGAATCACGGTACATCCACGAAGGCCTCACCTCGTCGGACGTGGTCGATACGTGCCTGGCCATGCAGATGCGCGACGCAGGCAAGATCATCGTGGCCGACATCGAGTCACTCATCGAGGTGCTCGCTAAAAAGGCCGTCGAACACAAATACACCCTCCAGATGGGCCGCACGCACGGCATTCACGCCGAGCCGACCACCTTCGGCCTGAAGCTCCTGCTCTGGCGCGAGGAGATGAAGCGCAACCTCGAACGCATGAAACGTGCGCTCGAAACCATCTCGGTGGGCAAAATTTCGGGTGCAGTCGGCACCTACCAGCACTTGTCACCGGATATCGAGGCTGCCGTCTGCCAGAAGCTCGGCCTGAAGCCATCGTCGATCTCGACGCAGATTCTCCAGCGCGACCGCCACGCCGAGTACGCTACGACGCTGGCCATCGTCGCTTCATCCATCGAGAAGTTCTCGACTGAACTGCGCCACCTGCAGCGCACCGAGGTTCGCGAGACCGAGGAGTTCTTCAGCAAGGGCCAGAAGGGCAGCTCCGCCATGCCGCACAAGCGCAACCCGATCACCTTCGAGCGCCTGACCGGCCTGGCTCGCGTGGTGCGCTCCAACTCGATCGCCGCCATGGAAAATGTCGCCCTCTGGCACGAACGCGACATTTCGCACTCCTCGGTGGAGCGCGTCATCATGCCAGACTCGACCATCGCGCTCGTTTACATGCTGCGCACTTTTCGCGATTCGATCGAGACCTTGCTCGTCTATCCGGAGCGCATGGAGCAGAACTTCGACACCTCCTACGGCCTGACCCTCTCGCAGACACTGCTGCTCGCCCTCACCGGCAAGGGCCTCACCCGCGAGGATGCCTACCGCCTCGTGCAGCGCAACGCCATGAAGAGCTGGGAAGAGAAGATTCAGCTCAAGGAACTGGTGATTCATGACCCGGAAATCCTCGAGCACATCACCGCCGAAGAGATCAACAAGCTCTTCAGCGCGGAGACGATTCAGGGCAAGCTCAAGAGCAGTGTGGATATTATTTTCAAACGCAACGGCCTTTGA
- the htpX gene encoding protease HtpX encodes MKRIVLFLITNIAVLLVLSVSARLLGIDRFLTSNGLNMGMLLAFAALIGFGGSFMSLLMSKTIAKWSTGARVIAQPANQDEAWLVNTVKRLSSKAGLPTPEVAIYDGAPNAFATGASKSRSLVAVSTGLLQSMNKQQVEAVLAHEVAHIQNGDMVTLTLIQGVLNTFVIFLSRVAGYAIDSFLRRDDDEGGVGIGYMIGSIVCEILFGILASIVVMYFSRKREFRADAGAASLMGDRRPMIEALRALGSLEAGQLPKQMAASGITGGGIMALFSSHPPLESRIAALETAR; translated from the coding sequence ATGAAACGAATAGTTCTGTTTTTGATAACCAACATTGCGGTATTGCTGGTGTTGTCGGTCAGTGCGCGTCTGCTGGGCATCGACAGATTCCTGACCAGTAACGGGCTGAATATGGGCATGTTGCTGGCATTCGCAGCCCTGATCGGCTTTGGCGGCTCTTTCATGTCGTTGCTGATGTCCAAAACGATAGCCAAATGGAGCACCGGCGCGCGGGTTATCGCACAACCGGCAAACCAGGACGAAGCATGGCTCGTGAACACGGTGAAGCGGCTTTCCTCAAAAGCCGGGTTGCCGACGCCTGAGGTGGCTATCTATGATGGCGCGCCCAACGCCTTCGCTACCGGCGCGAGCAAGTCGAGGTCGCTGGTCGCCGTTTCTACCGGACTCTTGCAAAGCATGAACAAGCAACAGGTCGAGGCAGTGCTCGCTCACGAGGTTGCCCACATCCAGAACGGCGACATGGTGACGCTCACCCTGATTCAGGGCGTGCTCAACACCTTCGTGATCTTTCTCTCCCGCGTCGCAGGTTATGCGATAGACAGTTTTCTGCGCAGGGACGACGATGAAGGTGGGGTTGGCATCGGCTACATGATTGGCAGTATCGTTTGCGAGATACTGTTCGGCATTCTTGCTTCCATCGTCGTGATGTACTTCTCGCGCAAACGCGAGTTCCGTGCGGACGCAGGGGCGGCTTCGCTGATGGGTGATCGCCGGCCGATGATCGAAGCTCTCCGGGCGCTGGGCAGCCTCGAAGCGGGCCAGTTGCCAAAACAAATGGCGGCCAGCGGCATCACCGGCGGCGGAATCATGGCGCTTTTCAGCAGCCATCCGCCACTCGAATCGCGAATCGCCGCGCTTGAAACCGCTCGCTGA
- a CDS encoding ATP-binding protein, whose amino-acid sequence MSYYWLSLPSMIEELPRLRDCIGAIARIEGYSDAFTPELELTVHEAFVNAVRHGNHDNSAFSVTITLEAGDVDGEQFLEVRIRDCGEGFEPVRAMTSICSSRTVQSSGGRGLYFVNRFVESFRIEQALGGCVVVLRYIPY is encoded by the coding sequence ATGAGCTATTACTGGCTGTCATTGCCCTCAATGATCGAAGAACTTCCCCGGCTTCGTGATTGTATCGGCGCTATTGCTCGCATTGAGGGATACAGCGATGCATTCACCCCGGAACTTGAATTAACTGTCCACGAGGCTTTTGTCAACGCTGTCAGGCATGGCAACCATGACAACTCTGCATTTTCGGTTACCATAACGCTTGAGGCTGGAGACGTTGATGGTGAGCAGTTTCTGGAGGTCAGAATCAGGGACTGCGGCGAGGGGTTCGAGCCTGTTCGCGCCATGACATCGATCTGTTCAAGCCGAACAGTCCAATCATCTGGCGGGCGTGGTCTCTATTTTGTAAACCGGTTTGTCGAAAGCTTCAGGATCGAGCAGGCGCTGGGTGGTTGTGTAGTGGTATTGCGTTATATTCCTTATTAA
- the pgi gene encoding glucose-6-phosphate isomerase, with translation MYLSRSAEWSALESHYQDISHQAMIDLFSTDPNRHERFSLSFNAIHLDYSKNRITARTKELLLDLVRRSDIEKKRRQMFEGEQINFTEHRSVLHTALRRPPGYTMTVDGDDVASEVSDVLDQMKAFCKKVISGEWKGYTGKRITDVVNIGIGGSDLGPYMVTEALKPFAHGKLKVHFVSNVDGSHLVETLRGLNPETTLFIIASKTFTTQETLANAMSARAWFLVKAGNRSHVEKHFVAVSTNREKVEEFGINPANMFRFWDWVGGRYSLWSAIGLSIALYLGFDRFSELLAGARAMDEHFLGAPLEQNMPVILAMLGIWYNNFFGAHSQAIIPYDQYLHRFPAYLQQLDMESNGKRVDRAGHETDYATGPVIWGEPGTNAQHAFFQLLHQGPELIPVDFIISLKSQNPVGEHHDMLVANCFAQSEALMRGKGEAAARAELEAAGYSGHDLKALLPHKLFPGNRPTNTIVLTELNPFNLGSLIALYEHKVFVQGVVWNINSFDQWGVELGKQLAKAILPEFESDSPVEGHDASTNALVNRYRQFRKTQQPPKRDQLTLF, from the coding sequence ATGTATCTTTCCCGCAGTGCCGAATGGAGCGCTCTCGAGTCACACTATCAGGACATCAGCCACCAGGCGATGATCGATCTGTTCAGTACTGATCCGAACCGGCATGAACGCTTTTCTCTTTCATTCAATGCCATTCATCTCGATTATTCCAAGAACAGGATTACGGCCCGTACCAAAGAGCTTCTCCTGGATCTTGTTCGCCGCTCGGATATAGAAAAGAAGCGTCGGCAGATGTTTGAAGGGGAGCAGATCAATTTTACCGAACATCGCTCGGTGCTGCATACCGCTCTCCGGCGGCCGCCAGGATACACCATGACTGTCGATGGGGACGATGTCGCTTCCGAGGTTTCGGATGTGCTCGACCAGATGAAAGCGTTTTGCAAAAAGGTCATTTCCGGTGAGTGGAAAGGCTATACCGGAAAGCGGATCACCGATGTGGTCAATATTGGCATCGGCGGTTCGGATCTCGGCCCCTACATGGTTACCGAGGCATTGAAGCCCTTCGCTCACGGAAAGCTGAAGGTACACTTTGTTTCGAACGTCGATGGCTCCCATCTGGTTGAAACTCTCCGGGGGTTGAACCCAGAAACGACGCTTTTTATCATCGCGTCCAAGACCTTCACCACGCAGGAAACCCTTGCCAATGCTATGAGCGCCAGAGCGTGGTTCCTGGTCAAGGCGGGCAACCGTTCACATGTCGAGAAGCATTTCGTCGCTGTCTCCACAAACCGCGAAAAGGTCGAGGAGTTCGGCATCAACCCGGCCAACATGTTCCGCTTCTGGGACTGGGTTGGCGGGCGTTACTCGCTCTGGTCGGCCATCGGCTTGTCCATCGCGCTCTATCTCGGTTTCGACCGCTTCAGCGAGCTGCTCGCCGGCGCTCGCGCCATGGATGAGCACTTCCTCGGCGCTCCGCTCGAACAGAACATGCCGGTGATTCTCGCCATGCTCGGCATCTGGTACAACAACTTTTTCGGAGCGCACTCGCAGGCGATCATTCCCTACGATCAGTACCTGCACCGCTTCCCGGCCTATCTCCAGCAGCTCGACATGGAGAGCAACGGCAAGCGCGTTGACCGGGCTGGTCACGAAACCGATTACGCCACCGGGCCGGTGATCTGGGGTGAGCCGGGTACCAACGCGCAGCACGCCTTTTTCCAGCTTTTGCACCAGGGGCCGGAGCTCATTCCGGTCGATTTCATCATTTCGCTCAAAAGCCAGAATCCGGTTGGCGAGCATCACGACATGCTCGTGGCCAACTGCTTCGCGCAGTCGGAAGCGCTCATGCGGGGCAAGGGTGAGGCCGCGGCGCGCGCCGAGCTCGAAGCCGCAGGCTACTCGGGCCATGACCTGAAGGCGCTTTTGCCGCACAAGCTCTTTCCCGGCAACCGGCCGACCAACACCATCGTGCTCACCGAGCTGAACCCGTTCAATCTCGGCAGCCTGATTGCGCTCTACGAGCACAAAGTGTTCGTGCAGGGGGTGGTGTGGAACATCAACTCTTTCGACCAGTGGGGCGTGGAACTCGGCAAGCAGCTCGCAAAAGCGATTCTGCCGGAGTTCGAGTCGGACAGCCCGGTCGAAGGTCATGATGCTTCGACCAACGCGCTGGTCAATCGCTACCGGCAGTTCCGTAAAACACAACAGCCGCCGAAACGCGATCAGCTTACTTTGTTCTGA